In Nematostella vectensis chromosome 3, jaNemVect1.1, whole genome shotgun sequence, the genomic window GGCGTTGCATTCAGCAAAGATATTGGAGCTGAGAATACTCCGCGAGGACCAAGCGCTCGGTTTGTTTCCATATTCTTTGCGTTCATGGCTTTGATTCTGGTGAATACGTACTGTGCCAACCTGACGGCTTTTCTACTCGAAGACAACGTTGTGTTACCAATCTCAGGGGTGGAGGATCGAAAGGTATCTATATACATGAACTAATGGCATGTCTCGAAAGCAGTGAAATACAGCTTGGACTAAGCTCGGATAACAGTCAGGTGCTTTTATTTTATACTTTGCGCGTGTTTCCGTGTTTTTTATATATGCAGAAGCTCTGATAATAAGAAAGAGTATAAAAGAATGCGCAGTCGGTCTCAATTTTATCGATAACAATACTAGCACAATACTAGCATCAATGACCCTTTTTACCCCGCATGGAatggaatgtttttttcttgtttttctataTTTGACTATAATGATAAAATCTTAGCGTCCACTTTTAGGTTCACAAAATGTTGTTTTACCATTCTAACAGCTATTAGACACAAGTTTATACCCGCCCGATGGGTTTCAGCTAGGAGTGGTCCAGGGATCGTTCGAGGAAGCTTTCTTCAAAAATCACAACAAAAAGGAGTTGCAGCTTCTCTACAACGTCAATATCAAAATCAACCTTGTCAAAGGCATGAACGAGGGGTTTGATCTCCTACAGAAAGGGTAAGTTTCCTTGGTAATCCCAGACGGATTTACTGGCGGTATATTGACGCGTATACAAATGCGCGATTGGAAGTTTTCAAAATTCTGTGATAAGGAATCACATGCTCACTGCGTTAAAAATCAAAGGTAAACTTTTAAGATTTtcgcaaaatatttttcatattaAGATGGTACATACAAAATTGTTGGTTAATAGTTTTTCGCGATAATTCCATCTACTACAAGCAGGCTACTTTGTCGTAAGTTAATAGCTTTTCATGGCActctaaaaataaagaaatgctTGTGTGACCCATAAGGTCTTCAGACTGGCTGCCTCAGTGACGAACACTTGGcgattttatgaaaaaaagtaCGAGTCTACACAGATATCagcaaacaaaaaaggaaaagcagTGGCTTACTTGAAGCTTATCATTGTCACTGTGGAACCATCAGTTAGAATATCAGAATCCCGCAGCCAATACTGGAGATGATATTgaagaatattttttctgCATTCAGAGAATACTTAGCTACAATGCTACAATAGTTAGCTATAATGCTAACAGAAATGATAGTTAAAAGCAAAACAGAGTCGCAAAATACACAAGTATGTCGAAAGATAATTTCCAAAAATATGAGTAGTCGCGTAATCAGGATTTGACAAGAAAAGTTCCGCACTTGACAAAAGACCAGGATTTGGctgttttccaaataagaagGTGAGGTTAAattaggggatgggggagggttcTCTACGCGCAAGAATACCAGGTAGCGTATAGCTGGGTAAAGAATTCAATGATTGAACAGGAACAGTGTGTGATAGGCTAAGTTCAGCTAAACTCAAtaaaaaatcatatttttcTTAGTCGGGCACGTTTCGGATAGCGTGTCGGGGACAGTTCGCGCGTAACGAGGTAGTAGCTAAGATTACGCAACATTACTTGTCTCTAATGAAACACAAAAAACGCGTCGCAAACAAGGCACATTTCAGCTAAATTAGAGAAAACGTCGTGGTTTATTATCAGATTTTAGCGTAACAGAACAGCGTTCCTACCAACCTTGCCAATGCAAAGAGAAAGTTGACGTATGTTATCTCCTCGTTATTCTTCCAGGAAGCTTGATGGTCTTGTTGGAGATGAAGTCTCGTTGCAATCTCAAGCAAATGTCGACGACTGCAAGTTTAGTCTGATCAAAAAGAGCTTTTACAATCTTGGTGTGGCTTTTGCGTTTCCAAAGGGGTCCCCATGGGCAAGCGAAGCTACGTTATCAGTGCTGAAAAACCAAGAGAATGGTACCCTCGATCAGATCCGGAAACTCCGCTTTCCAAAAAACACGTGCCAAAAGCAAAGTGTCCGCAAATTTGGCATAGCTGACTTTAGCGGGTTGTTTGTCACAGTTGTCATAGTGATTGCATTCGGTTTGCTCGCTGTGATCTTCGAAGTTATTGTGGTCATCATCTTAATGAAAGGGGAGAAATGTCTCGGAAAGGTTGGCGTGTTCCTTCGAGAATTTGTCCTCGGTGTCAAAGAGGGCGATCGTCTGCTCAATTTTCGTGAGCTCTACAGCTTCTCAATAACAGAAAAAAGCTGGAATATCAACAAGGACAAAAACAAACGGAAAACCAGCCCTGGGGTTTTGGGGTACCAGAATGGCGGCTTTGTTGTGACGCATGACGTCAGTGATGGCGTGACAAGAAGAATGCGGGAGCGATTGGACGTTACAGATGACATAGAGCTTGAAATAACTCCCGTAGACTTAAACCCATTAAATGAATTAAATAGTAACTGCATCAATCACAACAGAAAAAACGGCagtaaaaaatgataaaaaactgcttaataATAAACTATACCGTGTACAatatttatagaaaaaaatgcgAATATTGCTTTCCAAAAAAATCATGATGTATTTCAACATTACCTAATTGAACTAAAAGATTCCGAGCCCTTTATTGTTACATTGGAAATGTAGTGTAAATCATAACGATGGGGTGTTGGGATCAATAAAttggtaaaataaaaagaaagtgaaCATTTCCCTTACTCTAGAAAGGGTGATGTTTGATTGTCAAAAAATGCTtactccctcccctcccctcccctccctgtaCAAACGGCTTCTTCCACAAATCAGACGCCGCCACCAGTCTCATCAATTGCTTGCTTGTTTCCCTCAATACTTAAACGGAATTACgtgaaactttttttttgtgataatTGTATGCGACGAGGAGGTATACTGCCATATGCATCAGCGCTAGGGTAAAATACGAGTTATAAAAGGCATTCTTTCTTTAGCTGAATATTCTactttattttgttaataCTTTACAGATCGATGGGTTACAGTAGTTTCTTTTTACCATTGTTcaaaatattataattaagataatagaaattaaaaaaaggttagagtaaaaaaattaaaaacattaCAAACGTAAATGTTTAAGAATCTAAGACAATCCAAGCAAGCCCATTTAGATTCgtatccattttttttttacttaacgTTTTTCGACTCTTCTAGTTCCGGGCAGTACCCACATGTCTTTGCGCACTTGGTCTGCAAAAATGTGCGAATTCCATACGAGTTAGATTCGCATTTGATGCCCCCATAACTTGCAAAGAACTGTGAACAAGAGTGCGGGTATATGTCGCGGCACGGTTGGCAGTCACTCTTGTCCGGTTTAAGGGCCGGGAGACCGTCAAAGCAGCATCCGTACCTGCAATGAATTATAAACACTCagtataaattatttttcatattccttgtagtggtgatgatgatgatagataATATTCGCGTAAGCCTTTGATGGCATGTGGACTTTAGCTGTCTGAAGAAACCATGTCATGCTTCATCCCAAAAAGAATCCATGTTGACGAACCAGTTAGCGGTAAATAAttgcaattgttttttttttttttattaaacgcGAGTGTTGTAATTTTAGCTGATAACTGAAATTATTGCTATCAGTCTTTACCACAGTCTTTTGACTTCTGTTGTCTCAAACTCTTTTCATCCATGCTTGTTTCTAAGTTGCCTTTTTCTTTCTGTAGCAAGACGTTTTTAAACGTTCAAAGTAAAGATGATGAAGCAAAATGCTTTTAGAATTAGAAAACCGTCATGGTCAATAATGTTATCAAGCAGAAATACAccaattttgaaaattttttgGTACAGACGGGCGGTGTCTGTCCACAATTTTATCTGAAGGACTTTGCCAGTCTATTAGTGACATTTCGACTAGGTATCAACTTAATTAGATGGGAACGttagaaaattgaaaagaaataaGTGAACAAGACAAAACGTTTTCCCGCTTACATGATATCATGTGAGTGTCAGGATAAATGACTAGAGTTTCGCGACTTAATACAACCAAATCAAACCTACTTTGGTTTCTTCCCGTCGATTTCACATGTGATGTGTGGCGCGAGCGCCTTCAACGGGCAAAACCCGCACGTGTAGGGGCACTCCTCTAGGTACTTTTCGTAGTCAGCTCTGCAAATCTGCTTGTAGTAATTCTCATTCTCTTTCATCAGCTTCTCACACGATGACACGTATCGGTCATAGCACAACTTTCTAGGGCAGCCCTTTTCTTTTGGACCCTCTGCTGGGGTCTTGCCGTCGCGGCAGTACCCAAACAGTGGTAAATCCTGCCTCTCTTTTTCCGTCTTCTGGGGATCGCGCTCTAAAATGGAGTCAGAGTTTGGGTAGTCGGAAGACTTTCGAATTAGCGCATCTAGTTCATCGAACACTGAGCGTTTCTCAGTGTTGATAGCATTGGGTAAAATGACCAAGAAGAGGAAAGGAAAAAGTGCGTCCTTCATCGTGCAGTTAGGTCGAGGCTGTGCGATAAAACTTGAGAAAGACGCCTCCTTTATGCTGTCTTGATTGCGATAACAAGACATCAATAAATGCTGATGGTCTACACCAAAGCTGTAAGGCATTTTCAAAGGCTTTCTGATTGATGAATTAAAGACATCAGGTTACTTTCAATTTCATTAAAATAAAACGTTGATCTACGAATTGTCAACACATTCCCAGAGATCATTCAATAGTTATGATATCCTGCCGCACTTCTCTTCCAGGAAGTAGAAATCCATCAGTGCTCTAGAAAGAAACCATTTAAGGCCTACTTGCcttgttattaaaaaaaaaattcaaaacaattttttcaAAAACCTTTTTCTAATTTATTATCACTTCAGGTCTCAGTGCATTGTCGCCAAGAGGGCGAATATTGTCAACATGCTGTCTAGACAAAGTGCTTACCCTAACCAAAAATGACATTCTAAAAGTATCTGCTTCTTTTTTTCCGGACAATTTCTCTTTCATGTCAAATTCAAGCATAATGTAGCTAATCAACAcgaaaaacacacacaaaatgaGAACCACACGTTAATAACCTAAGAtgattaaaaaaggtatagtaCATTTTGTTGTTATACAGTTGTAGTAATTCGGACTTTTCTAGTCCTCTTGTTTTGTGGCATTTTGCTTACATTTTAAAGCTACGACGACACTTGCGAAAGCACTAAGTAAAACCACCTAGCTATTAGATATCTTGGCGTTGGCCAAGATGTTTATATTTTGCATACAAAAGTAGTTGCAGTACCGACACTGTCACAACCACGAGATCTTCTTGAATTCTATTTGTCTCAGAGCCTAATTGTTTACAGTTGTTTTGTAgttcaaaaaaatgtttctgaTTATTCATTGGCATAGGATTTCGCGCAGAATGGATTTGTGTACTCAAGCCTATCATGAAATGACGCttatttttccccttttttattgatttcatTCAAATAAAATGTGCAAGAAGAAATGTTTAGAAGATGCAACGCATCTTCTATTGACTACACTTCTTTGTTGCGCGAACTCTAAGAAtccaaaattcctttcttcgattgggaatagcgcgtagtcgtcaaccaaacaatcaaaaccagacaaaccggtcccaaagcttgtgtctgactacgcgctattcactaacgagacaaggattttggacTCTTGGAGGTCGCACAACAAAGAATCCGGCTATAATGTCGAGCCTTATACCCCTAATCCAGCCTACGGAAATGTGGTTATCACCATTGCCGCGCGTCAGCGTACTTGGCATCTCTTATCTTACCTTTTGTATGTAAAAAACTAGAGAGTTTTGAATTAAATTCAATGCTATCAAGTAGCGCGAAATTTAGCACTTTCCACTTGTTTTACAAAATGTAGACATTACCTATATTAGCTATATAATGGTATGGGAGTCAGATAAATTTAACAGAGCGTTCAAAACAGCAGAGCCAGCATGTTTGCCATTGCGATGAGCGCAAGATAACCAGCCAATCTGGGCAAGCGATTTATCGGCATCGGCTCCTTGATGGTAGCGATCATACGGACGGGAGCTCCAGTACCGCCACCGATCTTCATAGGAAGGACAAACACAGTCGCGCCTTTCGGGGGAAGCTTTTCTACGTTGGCCACCATCTCAATTCCGATGATTCCACGAGGAAGGAGAGCAACATGAGTGGGGAAATCCGACGATGGGCCATAGTCAAGAGAAAGAGTGTCTGTTCCAAACACTTTGATGTTTCTGTTGTCCACCAACCATTGTGCAGCATCTTTATGCATACTTTTTTGATCAGAGATACATCATAAGCATTATCATGGATGTTTATCATTCATCACCAGCACAAAGTATCATCACACCCACCCATCAttacaaccatcatcatcactattttAGTCGATCCTCAATACCAcaaaccatcaccaccacaactaCAATTATAATAATCAGCACCATTAAAACTATTATTAAAACAACCACCACTAACATTCATCACCATCTTTCTCTGGTGTTCTGCCCTAAGGCAGGTCCGGTACCTATAGCTCCTATCCTCTTGTAACATTTCTCTTGGCCCTCATGTAAGAGCCCTCCTGCTGCTTTGCATTCTCCATTATTCCAGGGCTTCGTTTCCTGGAGGCCTCCCTTCCGTGACTAGAAGGTCTCCGTGCCATcacaccatcataatcataatcatttttattatcaatatCCTTTGAAATGATGAAATAATCAACGACAgaatcaccatcacaatcatcaccatcattatcactgtCACAATTCCACAAGCATCAATAAAACCTTACCACCatcgtcattatcaccattaAATTCATGACTAGAATTTTTCAAGTTTGGGATAACCTACTTAGGGATAATATCTCTGCATAATGCATGTTTAACTTACCTGGGTAATGTAAAAGGCTGCTATTTTCAGTTTTTGTCCCGGTAAATTTCTCCTTGTTGCCCCAGTATTTCCCCCATCCCGAATTCATCAGCAAAATGGCACCGTCTGGAATTTGTCCGTACTGTTTCTCCCACTCTTGAAGGTCTTCCACCGTCAGCTCGGCGTCAGGGTTAATGGCCGCTTTAGCGCTGATATTCACTACGATGGCGTCTCCGATCAGCCCGTCAAGTGGGATTTGATCAATAGACTTAAAATTTCTGGCTTCTTCTTCGGTATTGGTCAAGTGATTCGGTGCATCGATGTGCGTTGCTACGTGCTCTGCTGTAGATATGTCAAAGCTTTTAGCAAAGAAGGCCTTGTCCTTGATATAGATCGCCGGGGTGTGGTTAAATGGCCGGTGCAATGGGTAACGCATGACGTTTTCGTCTACCGTATAAGACAGGTCAATCCACTTGGAAACGGGGGCTGTTGATACGATGGTGATCACAGCTAACAGCAGAAGTAACATCTTGGCTTGTGATATAGCTGGGAATTTAGATAACGGCCAA contains:
- the LOC116603583 gene encoding isatin hydrolase-like, which encodes MLSIGRCSSTHTRSSSLRSLASVHRLFVLSKAISQAKMLLLLLAVITIVSTAPVSKWIDLSYTVDENVMRYPLHRPFNHTPAIYIKDKAFFAKSFDISTAEHVATHIDAPNHLTNTEEEARNFKSIDQIPLDGLIGDAIVVNISAKAAINPDAELTVEDLQEWEKQYGQIPDGAILLMNSGWGKYWGNKEKFTGTKTENSSLLHYPGMHKDAAQWLVDNRNIKVFGTDTLSLDYGPSSDFPTHVALLPRGIIGIEMVANVEKLPPKGATVFVLPMKIGGGTGAPVRMIATIKEPMPINRLPRLAGYLALIAMANMLALLF